In the genome of Thermosphaera aggregans DSM 11486, one region contains:
- the prf1 gene encoding peptide chain release factor aRF-1: MRVDKQKLREIIRELKKWKAHATILLSLYVPPGRPVSDVLNMLRQELSITDNIKLKKTKSAVQRALSMAIDRLSKVPKIPDKGLVLFAGENPDTGESIIVMLIPPEEVSVYYYRTDKYFHTEFLEEMVSESNIIGLLLIERDAATIGMLKGNRLKIVEELEDYIPGKHEKGGQSQRRYDRIIEQMVEEFYKRVGEHANRVFLPLYEQGRLKGILVGGPAYAKYDFLEKDYLDYRLKKIVLPELIDVGYQGEAGLREMILKAGDLLKEQEFADLLKYIEEFKLHLAKDDGLAVYGEDEVRNALEMGMVAVLIISEEREDVEKWLELAKKGGAKALVLSSDVPESEWFNKTFNGLAGILRARIYS, translated from the coding sequence ATGCGTGTAGATAAACAGAAGCTTAGGGAAATAATTAGGGAGCTTAAAAAATGGAAAGCGCATGCAACAATCCTGCTCAGCCTGTATGTGCCTCCTGGGAGACCCGTTAGCGATGTTTTAAACATGCTGAGGCAGGAGCTGTCGATAACCGATAACATAAAATTGAAAAAAACCAAGTCTGCTGTCCAAAGAGCTCTTTCAATGGCCATTGACAGGCTTAGCAAGGTCCCAAAGATCCCTGATAAAGGATTAGTACTGTTTGCCGGCGAGAACCCGGATACTGGTGAATCAATAATAGTCATGTTGATACCTCCAGAGGAGGTTTCAGTGTACTACTACAGAACTGATAAATACTTCCACACGGAGTTTCTTGAAGAAATGGTTTCAGAATCCAACATTATTGGGCTTCTCCTAATAGAGAGGGATGCTGCGACTATTGGAATGTTAAAGGGAAATAGGTTAAAAATCGTAGAAGAGCTTGAAGACTATATTCCCGGTAAGCATGAGAAGGGTGGTCAGAGCCAGCGGAGGTATGATAGGATTATTGAGCAAATGGTAGAAGAGTTTTACAAGAGAGTGGGAGAGCACGCTAATAGGGTCTTTCTGCCACTTTACGAACAGGGTAGGTTGAAGGGCATTCTGGTTGGTGGTCCGGCCTACGCTAAGTACGACTTCCTGGAAAAGGATTACCTGGATTATAGGCTGAAGAAGATTGTGCTTCCAGAATTGATCGATGTGGGATATCAGGGTGAGGCAGGGCTTAGAGAGATGATTTTGAAGGCTGGCGACCTTCTTAAAGAGCAAGAGTTTGCCGATCTTTTAAAATATATCGAAGAGTTTAAGCTACACCTTGCAAAGGATGACGGGCTTGCCGTGTATGGTGAAGACGAAGTTAGAAATGCCCTGGAAATGGGGATGGTTGCAGTATTGATTATTAGCGAGGAGCGAGAAGATGTTGAGAAGTGGTTGGAGCTTGCGAAGAAAGGCGGGGCTAAGGCGCTGGTTCTAAGTAGTGATGTTCCGGAATCAGAGTGGTTTAATAAGACTTTCAACGGTTTGGCAGGGATTCTGCGCGCAAGGATTTACAGTTAA